A genomic segment from Stenotrophomonas maltophilia encodes:
- a CDS encoding VOC family protein translates to MAHKNTICIWYDNGALEAATFYASLLPDSAVAAVHHAPGDYPDGKEGNVLTVEFTVCGIPCVGLNGGTAFKHSEAFSFQIQTEDQAETDRLWDAIVGNGGQESQCGWCKDRWGISWQISPRMLIEAVTSQDKALAKRAFNAMMPMKKIDIATIEAAIKKGDGGD, encoded by the coding sequence ATGGCACACAAGAACACGATCTGTATCTGGTACGACAACGGCGCGCTCGAGGCCGCCACCTTCTATGCCAGCCTCCTGCCCGACAGCGCAGTAGCTGCCGTACATCACGCACCGGGTGACTACCCCGACGGCAAGGAAGGCAACGTCCTGACGGTCGAATTCACCGTCTGCGGCATCCCCTGCGTCGGCCTCAATGGCGGCACCGCGTTCAAGCACAGCGAAGCCTTCTCCTTCCAGATCCAGACCGAGGACCAGGCCGAGACCGATCGCCTGTGGGATGCGATCGTGGGCAATGGCGGACAGGAAAGCCAATGCGGCTGGTGCAAGGACCGCTGGGGCATCTCCTGGCAGATCAGCCCACGCATGCTGATCGAAGCGGTGACCAGCCAGGACAAGGCCCTGGCCAAGCGTGCCTTCAACGCGATGATGCCGATGAAGAAGATCGACATCGCCACCATCGAAGCGGCAATCAAAAAAGGGGACGGAGGGGATTAA
- a CDS encoding phytoene desaturase family protein: MSWDAIIIGGGHNGLVCAAYLARAGKQVLVLERRGVLGGAAVTEEFHPGFRNSVASYTVSLLQPKVIDDLQLHAHGLRIVNRPANNFLPLEDDRYLLSAPGRTQAEVAKFSERDAQRLPEYEARLEIFADVLRAWALRAPPDAGVAGGWRALPALWQMGRLGRELATLDASLRQELLDLFTLSAAEYLDRWFESTPIKALFGFDGIVGNYASPYTPGSAYVLLHHVFGQCNGVKGAWGHAIGGMGAISQAIASAAREAGAELRVDAGVQRLLIEQGRAVGVALANGEILRARAVVANVNPKLLYEQLLEPAQVPNATRERMANWRCGSGTFRINLALSRLPDFRALPGPGDHLSAGIIMAPSLDYMDRAWLDARRDGWSREPIVEMLIPSTLDDSLAPPGQHVASLFCQHVAPVLPDGRHWDDHRETVADLMIATVERHAPGFAASVLGRQVLSPLDLERTFGLVGGDIFHGALSANQLFSARPMVGQAGYRGALPGLYLCGSGTHPGGGVTGAPGHNAAQVVLQDL, translated from the coding sequence ATGTCCTGGGATGCGATCATCATCGGTGGCGGCCACAACGGCCTGGTCTGTGCGGCCTATCTGGCGCGCGCGGGCAAGCAGGTACTGGTACTGGAACGCCGCGGTGTCCTTGGCGGTGCTGCGGTCACCGAGGAGTTCCACCCGGGCTTCCGCAACTCTGTGGCGTCCTACACGGTGTCATTGCTGCAGCCGAAGGTGATCGACGACCTGCAACTGCATGCGCATGGGCTGCGCATCGTCAATCGCCCGGCCAACAATTTCCTGCCGCTGGAGGATGATCGTTACCTGCTGTCGGCACCGGGCCGCACCCAGGCCGAGGTGGCGAAGTTCTCCGAGCGGGATGCGCAGCGGCTACCCGAATACGAAGCGCGCCTGGAGATCTTCGCCGACGTACTGCGCGCATGGGCCCTGCGCGCGCCACCGGATGCCGGCGTTGCCGGTGGTTGGCGCGCGTTGCCTGCGCTGTGGCAGATGGGCCGTCTTGGTCGTGAACTGGCGACGCTGGATGCCTCGCTTCGGCAGGAACTGCTGGACCTGTTCACGCTGTCGGCCGCCGAGTACCTGGACCGCTGGTTCGAGAGCACGCCGATCAAGGCGCTGTTCGGTTTCGATGGCATCGTCGGCAACTACGCAAGCCCGTATACACCTGGCAGTGCCTACGTACTGCTGCACCACGTGTTTGGCCAGTGCAATGGCGTGAAAGGTGCGTGGGGCCACGCGATCGGTGGCATGGGCGCGATCAGCCAGGCCATCGCCAGCGCGGCGCGCGAGGCCGGGGCCGAGCTGCGCGTGGATGCCGGCGTGCAGCGCCTGCTGATCGAACAGGGGCGCGCAGTGGGCGTGGCGCTGGCCAACGGCGAGATCCTGCGCGCACGCGCGGTGGTCGCCAACGTCAATCCGAAACTGCTGTACGAACAATTGCTGGAACCGGCGCAGGTACCCAACGCAACACGCGAACGCATGGCGAACTGGCGCTGCGGTTCCGGCACGTTCCGGATCAACCTGGCACTGTCGCGGCTGCCGGATTTCCGCGCCCTTCCCGGCCCCGGCGATCACCTTAGTGCCGGCATCATCATGGCGCCCAGCCTGGACTACATGGACCGCGCCTGGCTGGATGCACGCCGCGACGGCTGGTCGCGCGAGCCGATTGTGGAAATGTTGATTCCCAGCACACTGGACGATTCCCTGGCCCCGCCCGGGCAGCACGTGGCCAGCCTGTTCTGCCAGCACGTGGCGCCGGTGCTGCCTGATGGGCGTCACTGGGATGACCACCGCGAGACCGTGGCCGACCTGATGATTGCCACCGTCGAGCGGCATGCGCCTGGCTTCGCCGCCAGCGTGCTCGGCCGGCAGGTGTTGTCACCGCTGGATCTGGAGCGCACCTTCGGCCTGGTCGGCGGTGACATCTTCCACGGCGCACTGAGTGCCAACCAGTTGTTCTCTGCGCGGCCGATGGTCGGCCAGGCCGGCTACCGCGGTGCCCTGCCCGGCCTGTACCTGTGCGGTTCGGGCACCCATCCCGGTGGCGGCGTCACCGGTGCGCCCGGGCACAATGCCGCGCAGGTGGTGTTGCAGGATCTGTGA
- a CDS encoding rhomboid family intramembrane serine protease, with amino-acid sequence MFPRLPTVTKALLIANAILFLLQQPFLLGMQTFEPFMLQPLQQGFDAFSPGGNFQPWQLLTYGFLHGSFGHLFFNMLAVFMFGAPLEQTWGEKRFLLYYLVCVAGAGVCQLLVGTLLENPATVLGASGGVFGLLLAYGMLFPNQRVMLLFPPIPMKARTFVILFGVGELVLGMTGWQPGVAHFAHLGGMLFGWLLIRYWRGQSPFNKRRPPGPPKRPNHLRSVK; translated from the coding sequence ATGTTCCCGCGACTGCCAACCGTCACCAAGGCCCTGCTGATCGCCAACGCGATCCTGTTCCTGCTGCAGCAGCCGTTCCTGCTCGGCATGCAGACCTTCGAGCCGTTCATGCTGCAACCGTTGCAGCAGGGCTTCGATGCGTTCTCGCCGGGTGGCAACTTCCAGCCGTGGCAGCTGCTGACCTATGGCTTCCTGCATGGCAGCTTCGGGCATCTGTTCTTCAACATGCTGGCCGTTTTCATGTTCGGCGCACCGCTGGAGCAGACCTGGGGCGAGAAGCGCTTCCTGCTGTACTACCTGGTCTGCGTGGCCGGTGCCGGCGTCTGCCAGCTGCTGGTAGGGACCCTGCTGGAGAACCCGGCGACGGTACTGGGCGCCTCCGGCGGCGTGTTCGGCCTGCTGCTGGCCTACGGCATGCTGTTCCCCAACCAGCGGGTGATGCTGCTGTTCCCGCCGATTCCGATGAAGGCGCGGACCTTCGTGATCCTGTTCGGTGTGGGCGAGCTGGTGCTGGGCATGACCGGTTGGCAGCCGGGCGTGGCCCACTTCGCACACCTCGGCGGCATGCTGTTTGGCTGGTTGCTGATCCGTTACTGGCGCGGGCAATCGCCGTTCAACAAGCGCCGCCCGCCGGGCCCACCGAAGCGCCCTAACCATCTGCGCAGCGTGAAGTGA
- a CDS encoding MGMT family protein: MAARRTDGAGADRRHRAGTDRRSAGDPPAALTPEQARARILAVIRAIPAGQVMGYGQVAMRAGLPGRARLTARILGQNDDPDLPWHRVLRSDGRIAMEEGSAGWREQSQRLRAEGVRVENGRVRMPATDPAAALDAAVWGPG; encoded by the coding sequence ATGGCTGCTCGACGAACCGATGGGGCCGGCGCAGATCGCCGGCACCGTGCTGGTACTGATCGGCGTTCTGCTGGTGACCCGCCTGCGGCGCTGACGCCGGAGCAGGCGCGTGCGCGCATCCTGGCGGTGATCCGCGCGATCCCGGCGGGGCAGGTGATGGGCTATGGGCAGGTGGCGATGCGCGCGGGCTTGCCCGGGCGTGCGCGCCTGACCGCGCGCATCCTTGGCCAGAACGACGACCCGGACCTGCCGTGGCACCGCGTGCTGCGCTCGGATGGACGCATCGCCATGGAAGAAGGTTCGGCTGGGTGGCGCGAGCAGTCCCAGCGGCTGCGTGCCGAGGGCGTGCGGGTGGAGAACGGCCGGGTGCGGATGCCGGCGACCGATCCGGCGGCGGCGCTGGATGCTGCCGTGTGGGGCCCGGGCTGA
- a CDS encoding DMT family transporter, which produces MSNPASRIATASPRIALGGIGLAAIGAIAASGKAIIVKLGLRHGVDATTLLALRMLMALPLFALMALWAARRATPLSWADRARVLWLGFTGYYLSSLLDFQGLQYISVTLERLILYLNPTLVLLINVLLARQRPGRWQIGALVLSYLGVLLAFGHDLQREGGQIIVGSLLVLGSALSYALYLFGSGQVVARIGAVRLTAYASCVAGVLVLLHFAVTHPLPLLWQAPAPVQWLSLVNATVCTVLPVLAIMLAVQRVGSSLAAQVGMLGPVSTIVMSLWLLDEPMGPAQIAGTVLVLIGVLLVTRLRR; this is translated from the coding sequence ATGTCCAATCCCGCTTCCCGTATCGCTACCGCTTCCCCACGCATTGCGCTGGGGGGTATCGGCCTGGCTGCGATCGGCGCCATTGCTGCTTCCGGCAAGGCGATCATCGTCAAGCTCGGCCTGCGCCACGGTGTGGATGCCACCACGCTGCTCGCCCTGCGCATGCTGATGGCGCTGCCCTTGTTCGCGTTGATGGCCTTGTGGGCCGCGCGCCGGGCCACGCCGCTGTCCTGGGCCGACCGCGCCCGCGTGCTCTGGCTGGGCTTCACCGGCTATTACCTGTCCAGCCTGCTCGATTTCCAGGGGTTGCAGTACATCAGCGTGACCCTTGAACGGCTGATCCTGTACTTGAACCCGACCCTGGTGCTGCTGATCAATGTGCTGCTGGCGCGCCAGCGGCCGGGACGCTGGCAGATCGGCGCGTTGGTGCTGAGCTATCTGGGCGTGCTGCTGGCCTTCGGGCATGACCTGCAGCGCGAGGGCGGGCAGATCATCGTCGGCAGCCTGCTGGTGCTGGGCAGTGCGCTCAGCTACGCGCTGTACCTGTTCGGCAGTGGGCAGGTGGTCGCGCGCATCGGTGCAGTGCGGCTGACCGCCTATGCCAGCTGCGTGGCGGGCGTGCTGGTGCTGCTGCATTTCGCGGTGACCCATCCGCTGCCACTGCTATGGCAGGCGCCGGCGCCGGTGCAGTGGCTGTCGCTGGTCAATGCCACCGTGTGCACGGTGCTGCCGGTGCTGGCGATCATGCTGGCGGTGCAGCGCGTGGGTTCGTCGCTGGCCGCGCAGGTCGGTATGCTGGGCCCTGTTTCCACCATCGTGATGAGCCTATGGCTGCTCGACGAACCGATGGGGCCGGCGCAGATCGCCGGCACCGTGCTGGTACTGATCGGCGTTCTGCTGGTGACCCGCCTGCGGCGCTGA
- the gorA gene encoding glutathione-disulfide reductase, which yields MSTASYDYDLIVLGGGSAGLAGAIRAAQHGKRVAMLEPGELGGTCVNVGCVPKKAMWLAADLHERIGLANAMGFDVEARPALSWKELVIHRQAYISNIHTSYHKRLDETGVVRIPARGHLLDAHTVACSDGVRYSAEHILIATGAHPLRPDIPGAELGLVSDDFFDLRAAPAEVAIIGGGYIAVELAGLLQALGSKVSLLVRGKRLLERFDYELTDQLAENLKQQGVRIHFDYRLRELQRDGERVRAFGHDGPLDNVFDAVFFATGRRGNSRDLGLEALGIGIGEHQQVQVDEWQTTSVPSVHAVGDIAGKVGLTPVAVAASRRLMDRLFGGRPQSKMDYENVASVVFSHPPLGAVGMSEEEARARFDQVSVYHSRFRPMLQALANGTQRSLFKMVCAGPEERVVGIHLLGEAADEILQGFAVAVKMGATKAQFDDTVAIHPTSAEEVVLMR from the coding sequence ATGAGCACTGCATCCTATGATTACGACCTGATCGTCCTTGGTGGCGGCTCCGCCGGCCTGGCCGGCGCGATCCGCGCCGCGCAGCACGGCAAGCGCGTGGCAATGCTGGAGCCCGGTGAGCTGGGCGGAACCTGTGTCAATGTCGGCTGCGTGCCGAAGAAGGCGATGTGGCTGGCGGCCGACCTGCACGAGCGCATCGGCCTGGCCAATGCGATGGGCTTCGACGTCGAGGCCCGTCCGGCGCTGTCGTGGAAGGAGCTGGTGATCCATCGCCAGGCCTACATCAGCAACATCCACACCAGCTACCACAAGCGCCTGGATGAAACCGGCGTGGTGCGCATTCCGGCTCGCGGCCACCTGCTCGATGCGCACACCGTGGCCTGCAGCGATGGTGTGCGCTACAGCGCCGAGCACATCCTGATCGCCACCGGCGCGCACCCGCTGCGGCCCGACATTCCCGGTGCCGAACTGGGCCTGGTCTCCGATGATTTCTTCGATCTGCGTGCGGCACCGGCCGAGGTGGCGATCATTGGTGGTGGTTACATCGCGGTGGAACTGGCCGGGTTGCTGCAGGCGCTGGGCAGCAAGGTGAGCCTGCTGGTACGCGGCAAGCGTCTGCTGGAGCGCTTCGACTACGAGCTGACCGACCAGCTGGCCGAGAACCTGAAGCAGCAGGGCGTGCGCATCCATTTCGACTACCGCCTGCGCGAACTGCAGCGCGATGGCGAGCGCGTGCGTGCGTTCGGCCATGACGGCCCGCTCGACAATGTGTTCGACGCAGTGTTCTTTGCCACCGGCCGCCGCGGCAACAGCCGTGACCTGGGTCTGGAAGCGCTCGGCATCGGCATTGGCGAGCACCAGCAGGTGCAGGTGGACGAATGGCAGACCACCTCTGTGCCGAGCGTGCACGCGGTGGGTGACATCGCTGGCAAGGTCGGCCTGACTCCGGTGGCGGTGGCGGCTTCGCGGCGGCTGATGGACCGCCTGTTCGGTGGTCGCCCGCAATCGAAGATGGATTACGAGAACGTGGCCAGCGTGGTGTTCTCGCATCCGCCGCTGGGCGCGGTGGGCATGAGCGAGGAAGAAGCACGTGCACGTTTCGACCAGGTCAGCGTTTACCACAGCCGTTTCCGTCCGATGCTGCAGGCCCTGGCCAACGGTACCCAGCGCAGCCTGTTCAAGATGGTCTGTGCCGGCCCGGAAGAACGGGTAGTCGGTATCCACCTGCTGGGCGAAGCGGCCGACGAGATCCTGCAGGGCTTCGCGGTGGCGGTGAAGATGGGCGCGACCAAGGCCCAGTTCGACGACACCGTGGCGATCCATCCGACCTCGGCCGAGGAAGTGGTGCTGATGCGCTGA
- a CDS encoding NAD(P)/FAD-dependent oxidoreductase translates to MQGAREDVIVVGAGAIGLAAALALRAQGRQVRVIDRGRVGGATSHGNCGTITPSHAPPMAAPGVPLRALRWMLDPRAPLYVRTRLDPALWRWLLQFGARCNARDWLHATRARGALLNDSRLRLAHWVQTHALDCEFDARGLDYVFGDARNFDHHAAECEALNAQGIATACIDGADYVRDNPAFHDRLAGAIHFSGDAQLRPDRYTAELARVLRAQGVVIEEQADMQDFSADAQGVRVHVGERTLHARELVLATGPWSPRWARQLDLRVPIQPGKGYSLTWSRPLQVPKRPVVLKDHSVFVIAWREALRLGGTMEFAGADPQLRTTRLQALQHAADHYLRIPRGAQLQEQWCGWRPMSVDDVPLIGRAPAHPHVWLAAGHGMLGISMSAGTGQLIADLVCGRTPAIDPAPYRPERFR, encoded by the coding sequence ATGCAGGGCGCGCGCGAGGATGTGATCGTGGTCGGCGCCGGTGCCATTGGGCTGGCCGCTGCGCTGGCGCTGCGCGCACAGGGCCGCCAGGTTCGCGTGATCGACCGTGGCCGTGTCGGCGGCGCGACATCGCATGGCAACTGCGGCACCATCACTCCCAGCCACGCGCCACCGATGGCGGCCCCCGGAGTACCGTTGCGCGCGCTGCGCTGGATGCTCGATCCGCGTGCACCGTTGTACGTACGTACGCGCCTGGACCCTGCATTGTGGCGCTGGCTGCTGCAGTTCGGCGCGCGCTGCAACGCACGTGACTGGCTGCACGCCACGCGGGCACGCGGCGCACTGTTGAATGATTCACGGCTGCGCCTGGCCCACTGGGTGCAGACGCATGCGCTGGACTGCGAATTCGATGCACGTGGTCTGGACTATGTGTTCGGCGATGCCCGCAATTTCGATCACCATGCTGCCGAGTGCGAAGCGCTGAACGCGCAGGGTATTGCCACGGCCTGCATCGATGGCGCCGACTATGTGCGCGACAACCCGGCGTTCCATGATCGACTCGCCGGTGCGATCCACTTTTCCGGCGATGCCCAGCTGCGTCCGGACCGCTACACCGCTGAACTGGCGCGCGTGCTGCGTGCACAGGGCGTGGTGATCGAGGAGCAGGCGGACATGCAGGATTTCAGCGCCGACGCGCAGGGTGTGCGCGTGCACGTCGGCGAACGCACGCTGCACGCACGCGAGCTGGTGCTGGCGACCGGGCCGTGGTCGCCGCGCTGGGCACGGCAACTGGACCTGCGCGTGCCGATCCAGCCTGGCAAGGGCTATTCGCTGACCTGGTCGCGACCGTTGCAGGTGCCAAAGCGCCCGGTGGTCCTGAAGGACCATTCCGTGTTCGTGATTGCCTGGCGCGAGGCGTTGCGACTGGGCGGCACCATGGAATTCGCCGGTGCCGACCCGCAGCTGCGCACGACCCGCCTGCAGGCCCTGCAGCACGCCGCCGATCATTACCTGCGCATACCGCGCGGTGCGCAGCTGCAGGAGCAGTGGTGCGGGTGGCGCCCCATGAGCGTGGACGACGTGCCGTTGATCGGCCGCGCGCCCGCGCATCCTCACGTCTGGCTTGCAGCGGGGCATGGCATGCTCGGCATCAGCATGAGCGCCGGCACCGGCCAGCTGATCGCCGATCTCGTCTGCGGCCGCACGCCAGCGATCGATCCTGCCCCTTACCGACCCGAGCGATTCCGATGA
- a CDS encoding DUF418 domain-containing protein, with amino-acid sequence MADLPDGRPVNAASPSLQPVASGERIAVLDVLRGAALLGILLMNIEAFSGPLDLAFTGIDVHWQGIDYWADAFVYVFVQGKFFTLFSLLFGAGFAVMAQRAEVAGRDFTPFYLRRSAGLLLIGLCHALLVWSGDILVMYALVSLPLLACREAPRSWLPWMGATVYLGGVAMMLLVGAMVSMASAEDVQTMLTDAQQSIDLQRLVYGQGSWMQANAQRLHEFGSSMSAMLITGPEVLGMFLIGSWFAGSGALSAPEHFPRLYAVLRWVALPLGLAVTLLGVAWKPYLAPGAYNLPVTAAMALVTIGGLPMCLGYLAWIVHWRARLAWLAPVGRMALTHYLGQSLLCTWLFYHYGLGRFELMPRSVQLLSALLLFAVQVAFSHVWLRRFRFGPMEWLWRAMTYRQWPPMRREAGQG; translated from the coding sequence ATGGCGGACCTGCCTGACGGACGCCCCGTGAACGCCGCTTCTCCTTCCCTGCAGCCGGTGGCTTCCGGCGAACGCATCGCCGTGCTGGACGTGCTGCGCGGTGCTGCGCTGCTGGGCATCCTGCTGATGAACATCGAGGCCTTCAGCGGCCCGCTGGACCTGGCCTTCACCGGCATCGACGTGCATTGGCAGGGCATCGACTACTGGGCCGATGCCTTTGTCTACGTGTTCGTGCAGGGCAAGTTCTTCACCCTGTTCTCGCTGCTGTTCGGCGCCGGCTTCGCGGTGATGGCACAGCGCGCCGAGGTGGCCGGGCGTGACTTCACCCCGTTCTACCTGCGCCGCAGCGCTGGCCTGCTGCTGATCGGCCTGTGCCACGCGCTGCTGGTCTGGTCCGGTGACATCCTGGTGATGTATGCGTTGGTCTCGTTGCCGTTGCTGGCCTGCCGCGAGGCGCCGCGCAGCTGGCTGCCGTGGATGGGCGCGACGGTCTACCTTGGCGGCGTGGCGATGATGCTGCTGGTGGGCGCGATGGTGTCGATGGCTTCGGCGGAGGACGTTCAGACGATGCTCACCGACGCGCAGCAGAGCATCGATCTGCAGCGCCTGGTGTACGGGCAGGGCAGCTGGATGCAGGCCAATGCGCAGCGCCTGCACGAGTTCGGATCGTCGATGAGCGCGATGCTGATCACCGGCCCGGAAGTGCTGGGCATGTTCCTGATCGGCAGCTGGTTTGCCGGCAGTGGTGCGCTGTCGGCGCCAGAGCACTTCCCGCGGCTGTACGCGGTGCTGCGCTGGGTGGCACTGCCGCTGGGCCTTGCGGTCACGCTGCTGGGTGTTGCCTGGAAGCCCTACCTGGCACCGGGTGCCTACAACCTGCCGGTGACGGCGGCGATGGCGCTGGTGACGATCGGTGGCCTGCCGATGTGCCTGGGTTACCTCGCGTGGATCGTGCACTGGCGTGCGCGGTTGGCCTGGCTGGCACCGGTCGGGCGCATGGCGTTGACCCACTACCTGGGTCAGTCGCTGCTGTGCACCTGGCTGTTCTATCACTATGGCCTGGGCCGCTTCGAGCTGATGCCTCGCAGCGTGCAGCTGCTGTCCGCACTGCTGTTGTTTGCCGTGCAGGTGGCCTTTTCGCACGTCTGGTTGCGTCGCTTCCGCTTTGGCCCGATGGAATGGCTGTGGCGTGCGATGACCTACCGGCAGTGGCCGCCGATGCGGCGCGAGGCCGGGCAGGGCTGA
- a CDS encoding FKBP-type peptidyl-prolyl cis-trans isomerase, giving the protein MKIEKDRVVRFHYTVSEVGQEPIESSKDRGEPLAILIGHGNIIPGLENAMMDKEAGATFNVDVKAADAYGERREGLSQRVPKKHFGNTKLAPGQQVVLQTNFGPRAVTVQKVGMSVVDVDLNHPMAGKDLHFDVEIVDVREAGQEELDHGHVHGDGGHQH; this is encoded by the coding sequence TGTCCGCTTCCACTACACCGTTTCCGAAGTCGGCCAGGAGCCGATCGAATCGTCCAAGGACCGCGGCGAGCCGCTGGCGATCCTGATCGGCCACGGCAACATCATCCCGGGCCTGGAAAACGCCATGATGGACAAGGAAGCCGGCGCGACCTTCAACGTCGACGTCAAGGCGGCCGATGCCTACGGCGAGCGTCGTGAAGGCCTGTCCCAGCGCGTGCCGAAGAAGCACTTCGGCAACACCAAGCTGGCTCCGGGCCAGCAGGTCGTGCTGCAGACCAATTTCGGCCCGCGTGCTGTGACCGTGCAGAAGGTCGGCATGAGCGTCGTCGACGTCGACCTGAACCACCCGATGGCCGGCAAGGACCTGCACTTCGACGTTGAAATCGTCGACGTGCGCGAAGCCGGCCAGGAAGAACTCGACCACGGCCACGTCCATGGCGACGGTGGTCACCAGCACTGA